In Myxococcales bacterium, the following are encoded in one genomic region:
- a CDS encoding YXWGXW repeat-containing protein — protein MRAASSLVLVLALASGCYVRGSGHVRVSSPGLRAVATAAQVATAVAATAIAVHNVAVILSTPPPAPVDIYFESRPGYVWIQGRHAWNGNAYVWMPGAWEPQRSGQVYVQGYWGQTQGGYAYVDGYWTGQRAGYVYTEGYWNQGPSGYVWSPGQWQPERSGQVWVGGGWSSSGGQRVYTPGRWSARGSVNVNINVH, from the coding sequence ATGCGCGCCGCCTCCTCGCTCGTCCTCGTCCTCGCGCTCGCCTCGGGCTGCTACGTCCGCGGCTCGGGCCACGTCCGCGTCAGCTCGCCGGGGCTGCGCGCGGTCGCCACCGCCGCGCAGGTCGCGACCGCGGTCGCGGCCACGGCGATCGCGGTCCACAACGTCGCGGTGATCCTGTCGACGCCGCCGCCGGCGCCGGTCGACATCTACTTCGAGAGCCGCCCCGGCTACGTGTGGATCCAGGGGCGCCACGCCTGGAACGGCAACGCCTACGTCTGGATGCCGGGCGCCTGGGAGCCCCAGCGCTCCGGCCAGGTCTACGTCCAGGGTTACTGGGGCCAGACCCAGGGCGGCTACGCCTACGTCGACGGCTACTGGACCGGACAGCGCGCCGGCTACGTCTACACCGAGGGCTACTGGAACCAGGGGCCCTCGGGCTACGTGTGGTCACCGGGCCAGTGGCAGCCCGAGCGCTCGGGCCAGGTGTGGGTCGGCGGCGGGTGGTCGTCGAGCGGCGGCCAGCGCGTCTACACGCCGGGGCGCTGGAGCGCGCGCGGCAGCGTGAACGTCAACATCAACGTCCACTGA
- a CDS encoding symmetrical bis(5'-nucleosyl)-tetraphosphatase, with translation MARYAIGDIQGCMATLERLLATIAFAPARDELWLVGDLVNRGPRSLDVLRWARALGDRATVVLGNHDLHLLARAAGVGKAKKRDTLDEILAAPDRDELIDWLRARPLCHVADGFVMVHAGVHPSWSLAQVQGYAREVEACLRGADWRTWIAQTLGPAPTWRPDRAGAERVRAILGYLVRVRMCRPDGDALPDFDGAPDEAPLGAVPWYRLTPAALARHTAVFGHWAAHGAMIGDDVIATDSACVWGGALTAVRLDDRAMFSVPALEPPAG, from the coding sequence ATGGCCCGCTACGCGATCGGCGACATCCAGGGCTGCATGGCCACGCTCGAGCGCCTGCTCGCGACGATCGCGTTCGCGCCCGCCCGCGACGAGCTGTGGCTGGTCGGCGATCTGGTCAACCGCGGGCCCCGCTCGCTCGACGTGCTGCGCTGGGCCCGCGCGCTCGGTGATCGCGCCACGGTCGTCCTGGGCAACCACGACCTGCACCTCCTGGCCCGGGCCGCCGGCGTCGGCAAGGCCAAGAAGCGCGACACGCTCGACGAGATCCTGGCCGCGCCCGATCGCGACGAGCTGATCGACTGGCTGCGCGCGCGGCCGCTGTGCCACGTCGCCGACGGCTTCGTGATGGTCCACGCCGGCGTCCACCCGAGCTGGTCCCTGGCCCAGGTCCAGGGCTACGCGCGCGAGGTCGAGGCGTGCCTGCGCGGCGCTGACTGGCGCACCTGGATCGCCCAGACCCTGGGGCCGGCCCCGACCTGGCGCCCCGACCGCGCCGGCGCCGAGCGCGTGCGGGCGATCCTCGGCTACCTGGTGCGGGTGCGCATGTGCCGGCCCGACGGCGACGCCCTGCCCGACTTCGACGGCGCGCCCGACGAGGCGCCCCTGGGCGCGGTGCCGTGGTACCGGCTCACGCCGGCCGCGCTGGCGCGCCACACGGCGGTCTTCGGCCACTGGGCCGCCCACGGCGCGATGATCGGCGACGACGTGATCGCGACCGACTCGGCGTGCGTGTGGGGCGGCGCGCTGACGGCGGTGCGCCTCGACGACCGCGCGATGTTCTCGGTGCCCGCGCTCGAGCCCCCGGCCGGGTGA
- a CDS encoding serine/threonine protein kinase, with translation MTSPVVLDGKYELVEMAGEGGMASVWKAQVKGAAGFSRTVAIKKIKSEFRSIKNYTEMFIEEARVGSELAHPNIVQVYDFCVDPQGTYYIVMEWVEGMDLGGFVKAEREAGGRTPWPLVVVAAIGTLRGLAAAHERRRPDGTPAPIVHRDVSPHNILLGSNGAVKLTDFGLARARDRMVSLTAPGTVKGKLSYLSPEVAMGGQATPASDLFAMGAVMWESLTGERLFDGRSDLDVFKLIRQCIIRPLSAYRSDLPDELIVIIERALAKEPADRFGSAASFAFMLGEVLRYAPPGGDPQAILAQRVAEHRARLGPRRSALMTSENVPTWTYAKPASAPTLAPGAVDNGSGIDIEIGPAEALGDTSDPIPLTTRKRKKKD, from the coding sequence ACGGTCGCGATCAAGAAGATCAAGAGCGAGTTCCGCTCGATCAAGAACTACACCGAGATGTTCATCGAGGAGGCGCGGGTCGGCTCCGAGCTCGCGCACCCCAACATCGTCCAGGTCTACGACTTCTGCGTCGATCCCCAGGGCACGTACTACATCGTCATGGAGTGGGTCGAGGGGATGGACCTCGGCGGCTTCGTCAAGGCCGAGCGCGAGGCCGGCGGGCGCACCCCGTGGCCGCTGGTGGTGGTGGCGGCGATCGGCACGCTGCGGGGCCTGGCGGCGGCCCACGAGCGGCGCCGCCCTGACGGCACGCCGGCGCCGATCGTCCACCGCGACGTCTCGCCGCACAACATCCTCCTGGGCAGCAACGGCGCGGTGAAGCTCACCGACTTCGGCCTGGCCCGCGCCCGCGACCGCATGGTCAGCCTGACGGCGCCGGGCACGGTCAAGGGCAAGCTGTCGTACCTGTCGCCCGAGGTCGCGATGGGCGGCCAGGCGACGCCGGCCTCGGATCTGTTCGCGATGGGCGCGGTGATGTGGGAGTCGCTGACCGGCGAGCGCCTGTTCGACGGGCGCTCGGACCTCGACGTGTTCAAGCTGATCCGGCAGTGCATCATCCGGCCGCTGTCGGCGTACCGCAGCGATCTGCCCGACGAGCTGATCGTGATCATCGAGCGCGCGCTAGCCAAGGAGCCGGCCGATCGGTTCGGCTCGGCCGCGAGCTTCGCGTTCATGCTGGGCGAGGTGCTGCGCTACGCCCCGCCCGGCGGCGATCCTCAGGCGATCCTGGCCCAGCGCGTGGCCGAGCACCGAGCCCGCCTGGGGCCGCGGCGGTCGGCGCTGATGACCAGCGAGAACGTCCCGACCTGGACCTACGCGAAGCCGGCGTCGGCGCCGACGCTGGCGCCGGGCGCGGTCGACAACGGCTCGGGCATCGACATCGAGATCGGCCCGGCCGAGGCGCTGGGCGACACCAGCGATCCGATCCCGCTGACGACGCGCAAGCGGAAGAAGAAGGACTGA